The following proteins are encoded in a genomic region of Deltaproteobacteria bacterium:
- a CDS encoding deoxyguanosinetriphosphate triphosphohydrolase → MITRQEYEKREQENLAPYAMKSSETVGREFSEEEHLYRTAFQRDRDRVIHSNAFRRLEYKTQVFVYHEGDHYRTRLTHSLEGAQIARTLARILRLNEDLAEAIILAHDLGHTPFGHSGEEVMNRLMKDHGGYEHNRQSLRIVTTLEDRYPNFPGLNLTYEVREGLAKHKSEYDTPEIKNLHKKGNPTLEAQIVNLADEIAYCNHDLDDGLRSRLITLQQLKEVELWQGHYDKISPSIKSSAPEKVILRQTVRSIIDTYVTDLARETEKNLTLLKIKSIDEVRATSEKIVCLSETLDGKNKQLKRFLYTNMYKHPHVQRMAEQAERVIESLFNSYLNNPKNLPLEVQQKFKMEIPEKVICDYIAGMTDRFALNEHQRLKSLL, encoded by the coding sequence ATGATAACTCGGCAGGAGTACGAAAAGAGAGAACAGGAAAATCTCGCCCCCTACGCGATGAAAAGTTCCGAAACTGTAGGACGGGAATTCTCTGAGGAAGAACACCTCTACCGGACCGCTTTTCAGAGGGACCGGGATCGAGTCATTCACTCCAATGCCTTCCGCCGACTGGAATACAAGACTCAAGTGTTTGTCTATCACGAGGGGGATCATTACCGAACACGGCTCACTCATTCCCTCGAAGGGGCCCAGATTGCGAGAACCCTTGCCCGTATCCTCCGGTTGAATGAAGATCTTGCCGAGGCGATCATCCTGGCCCACGACCTGGGTCACACCCCTTTTGGGCATTCCGGTGAAGAGGTGATGAATCGGCTCATGAAAGATCATGGCGGCTATGAACATAACCGGCAGAGCCTGCGGATTGTCACGACCCTCGAAGATCGTTACCCTAATTTCCCCGGTTTGAACCTGACTTACGAAGTCCGGGAGGGACTTGCCAAACATAAAAGTGAATATGATACCCCGGAGATCAAGAATCTGCATAAAAAAGGGAACCCGACCCTGGAGGCCCAGATCGTCAATCTGGCCGATGAGATCGCCTACTGTAATCACGACCTGGATGATGGTCTCCGGTCGAGATTGATTACCCTTCAACAACTCAAAGAAGTCGAGCTTTGGCAGGGACATTACGATAAAATTTCTCCTTCTATCAAGTCCTCAGCCCCGGAAAAGGTCATCCTTCGCCAAACGGTAAGGTCCATTATCGATACTTACGTCACCGATCTTGCCCGCGAAACGGAAAAGAATCTTACTTTACTAAAAATAAAATCTATTGACGAGGTAAGGGCTACCAGTGAGAAAATTGTCTGTCTCTCTGAGACGCTCGATGGGAAAAATAAGCAGCTCAAGCGGTTTCTCTACACTAATATGTACAAACACCCTCATGTCCAGAGGATGGCGGAACAGGCGGAACGGGTCATCGAATCCCTTTTTAACAGTTATCTCAACAACCCAAAAAATCTTCCCCTGGAGGTCCAGCAAAAGTTTAAAATGGAAATCCCTGAGAAGGTGATCTGCGACTACATCGCCGGAATGACCGACCGGTTCGCCTTGAACGAACATCAACGACTCAAAAGTTTGTTGTAG
- a CDS encoding transglycosylase SLT domain-containing protein yields the protein MILLLPLSSSAKGQSLTEGFALFEKKNYGRAIETLKRVKEPELEDYVYYAIGESAHRLKRCPTAVWAFSKIVSEENSPWFVVSLRRLAESYQCLGQWKEARDYWEKYFEETTVHHEKGRARWQVALCDYKGGNREEAVSSLWQYWRAYPETPWADEALSLLGHPSFTPDELFETGKILYQRREFARAAQLFKGPDHPLVNHPEANFWEAESLFREGHYPEAIGLYEGMIKKEKNIGRKRQILSRIASAYARQGETEKALSLQKEILKKFPHSPEGKQAARKIAFLYLDAGLFKEALPHLKRLSKGRGASPLWAQDQIAWSYYCLGEWSLSLQAWKKLERSKESQKALYWQGRIFEKRGDETLAHQYYQKLIEGSEWGYYRFLAADRLSLSVDQWRSFTEHKNFLEPVDLAKVVSPDCPVFNRIQRLHQLRLDDLIFRELAVGKNGCRPVWTYPRIYRSFIEREAKRVGIDPFLVYSLMRQESHFNPGASSPAGAIGLMQLMPQTARRLSREAGWLQFDGSLEDPETNILLALAYLQRLSKEFGKNQVSIIASYNAGEGAISRWRGQRKDLDEEEFIEEIPYTETKDYVKKVLSNYRTYQIIYNKLLSR from the coding sequence TTGATACTCCTTCTGCCTCTTTCCTCTTCAGCCAAAGGCCAGAGCCTTACCGAGGGTTTTGCCCTTTTTGAAAAGAAAAATTATGGCCGTGCGATCGAGACCTTAAAGAGGGTCAAAGAACCGGAGCTGGAAGATTACGTCTACTACGCCATCGGTGAATCAGCCCACCGACTCAAACGATGCCCCACTGCCGTCTGGGCCTTTAGCAAAATAGTTTCTGAGGAAAATAGCCCCTGGTTTGTTGTTTCACTCCGGAGGCTGGCCGAGTCCTACCAGTGTCTTGGTCAATGGAAGGAGGCCCGGGACTATTGGGAAAAATATTTTGAGGAGACTACGGTTCACCATGAAAAGGGGAGGGCCCGCTGGCAGGTGGCGCTCTGTGACTACAAGGGAGGGAACAGGGAAGAAGCGGTCTCTTCACTCTGGCAGTACTGGCGCGCCTATCCTGAAACCCCCTGGGCCGATGAGGCCTTGTCACTTTTGGGGCACCCCTCTTTTACCCCTGATGAACTCTTTGAAACCGGTAAAATCCTCTACCAAAGAAGGGAATTTGCGAGGGCGGCCCAACTCTTCAAGGGGCCTGACCATCCTTTGGTGAATCACCCGGAGGCTAATTTCTGGGAGGCAGAGTCACTCTTTCGTGAAGGGCATTACCCGGAGGCGATTGGGCTCTATGAAGGGATGATAAAAAAGGAAAAAAATATCGGACGGAAACGTCAGATTCTGAGCCGGATCGCGTCGGCCTACGCCAGACAGGGGGAGACAGAAAAGGCGCTCTCTCTTCAAAAAGAGATTCTCAAAAAATTCCCCCACTCACCAGAAGGGAAACAGGCCGCCCGGAAGATTGCCTTTTTGTATTTGGATGCCGGTTTATTCAAAGAGGCACTCCCTCATTTGAAACGCCTTTCAAAGGGAAGGGGTGCTTCGCCCCTCTGGGCGCAAGACCAAATTGCCTGGAGTTATTATTGTTTGGGGGAATGGTCCTTATCCCTTCAAGCCTGGAAAAAACTTGAACGGAGTAAAGAATCGCAAAAGGCACTCTATTGGCAGGGGAGGATTTTTGAAAAGAGGGGGGATGAGACTTTAGCCCATCAGTATTATCAAAAATTGATCGAAGGATCGGAGTGGGGGTATTATCGATTTCTGGCCGCCGATCGGCTTTCACTTTCTGTGGATCAGTGGCGCTCTTTTACTGAGCACAAAAATTTTCTGGAGCCGGTTGATCTGGCAAAGGTTGTCTCTCCGGACTGCCCGGTTTTTAACAGGATTCAGAGACTCCATCAGCTCCGTCTGGACGACCTTATTTTCAGGGAGTTGGCAGTGGGGAAGAACGGCTGCCGGCCGGTCTGGACCTACCCTCGCATCTATCGATCTTTCATTGAACGTGAGGCCAAGAGGGTTGGGATCGACCCATTTCTGGTTTATAGTCTCATGCGTCAGGAGAGCCATTTTAATCCGGGCGCCTCTTCACCCGCAGGGGCGATTGGGTTGATGCAGTTGATGCCGCAAACGGCCCGCCGCCTCTCTCGGGAGGCTGGCTGGCTCCAGTTTGATGGTTCTCTGGAAGATCCCGAAACCAATATCCTGCTGGCCCTGGCCTACCTGCAAAGGTTGTCGAAAGAATTTGGCAAAAATCAGGTTTCGATCATTGCCAGCTATAATGCGGGTGAGGGAGCGATCAGTCGCTGGAGAGGTCAGAGAAAGGATTTGGATGAAGAAGAATTTATCGAAGAGATCCCTTACACCGAGACCAAAGATTACGTCAAAAAGGTTTTGAGCAACTACCGGACCTATCAGATTATCTACAACAAACTTTTGAGTCGTTGA
- a CDS encoding secretin and TonB N-terminal domain-containing protein, protein MKIRLFLLAMLSFSPLAHAGYTVEFRDAGLKEALRLLARAADLNIILPEDLPGKVTVNFKDITLFQAFQSILKVNSLEYAIEEGIYRVGKPDQFAGGADLKTALIPLKYATAKDLVEKIKPLLSDKGIVVSEDRSNSLNIKDRDYVLSNVRNFVALIDKKDAQVLIEGKILDASNNFTRSLGIQWGVNKGEGRTRVGGVAGVGVSDAGRPLDVNLPATGPSGAPTSGIGLVIGQLAKGTNIDAQITASERKGDVRIISRPSVTTVNNMPAKIRSGLKIYVKSTSNINIATSGGSGGGSQNSLQEINTGVELTVTPQISIDDHIKLKIDAVESEADFTKTVDGIPAVIDNNASTTVLLKNGETTVIGGLFRVKSTKTRDAVPFISYVPVVGWLFQGSTKTRTNSELMIFITPKILGDT, encoded by the coding sequence ATGAAGATCCGCCTTTTTCTGCTGGCCATGCTCTCGTTTTCTCCGCTGGCCCATGCTGGTTATACGGTTGAATTCAGGGATGCTGGTCTTAAGGAAGCGCTTCGTCTTCTGGCCCGTGCAGCCGATTTGAATATCATCCTACCGGAGGATCTCCCTGGAAAGGTGACGGTGAACTTCAAAGACATCACACTATTTCAGGCCTTTCAATCGATCCTCAAGGTCAATAGTTTGGAGTATGCCATTGAGGAGGGGATTTACCGGGTTGGTAAACCGGATCAATTTGCGGGGGGGGCCGATCTCAAAACAGCCCTGATCCCGCTGAAGTATGCAACGGCGAAGGATCTTGTCGAAAAAATAAAACCTCTCTTGTCGGATAAAGGGATAGTTGTTTCGGAAGACAGGAGCAACAGTCTGAATATCAAGGACCGGGATTATGTCCTCTCCAACGTGCGTAATTTTGTGGCTCTGATCGACAAGAAAGATGCGCAGGTTCTGATTGAGGGGAAAATTTTGGATGCCTCCAACAATTTTACCCGGAGTCTCGGGATCCAGTGGGGTGTGAATAAGGGCGAGGGGAGGACGAGGGTTGGCGGTGTTGCGGGGGTTGGTGTTTCCGATGCGGGGCGACCGCTGGATGTCAACCTGCCGGCTACCGGCCCGTCGGGAGCCCCGACGAGCGGGATTGGTCTTGTAATCGGGCAACTGGCCAAGGGGACCAATATTGATGCCCAGATTACCGCCTCTGAGAGAAAAGGGGATGTTCGCATCATTTCACGCCCCTCCGTGACCACGGTCAATAACATGCCGGCCAAGATCAGGAGCGGTCTCAAAATCTATGTCAAGTCAACCTCCAATATTAATATTGCGACCAGCGGTGGTTCGGGGGGAGGTTCTCAGAATTCATTGCAGGAGATTAATACCGGTGTTGAATTGACCGTAACACCACAGATTTCCATTGATGATCATATCAAACTGAAAATCGATGCGGTGGAATCAGAGGCCGATTTTACCAAGACCGTCGACGGGATTCCGGCGGTCATCGACAACAACGCCTCTACCACCGTTCTGCTGAAGAACGGAGAGACCACCGTCATTGGTGGTCTGTTCCGCGTGAAGTCGACGAAGACCAGAGATGCGGTTCCCTTTATTTCCTATGTGCCGGTGGTGGGATGGCTCTTTCAGGGGTCGACCAAGACGAGGACCAATAGTGAGCTGATGATCTTCATCACGCCTAAAATCCTTGGTGATACTTAA
- the pilO gene encoding type 4a pilus biogenesis protein PilO, translating to MSYHWQKMADTRRQVASLVILILLSTLFFRLFYLPRQQGLRLEKSRLQGLRLERDSLKKVYSQTNVAPLVAKKPPPDDIKLKVLNEEIQPLSISSMPDFLKELTSPRFLRGLEVVSIHDKPALQEEGYDLATSVVALQGSFFTISSLVDRIEKIPLLVKIRDLSLKTTEKGGSDVVAELTLEFYQWRGHL from the coding sequence ATGTCTTATCACTGGCAGAAAATGGCGGATACCCGGCGACAAGTGGCCTCTTTGGTCATTCTCATCTTGCTTTCAACCCTCTTTTTTCGCCTCTTCTACCTTCCCCGTCAACAGGGGCTTCGGCTGGAGAAGAGCCGGCTTCAAGGGCTCCGGCTGGAAAGGGATTCGCTGAAGAAGGTTTATTCCCAGACAAACGTGGCCCCTCTAGTGGCCAAAAAACCACCGCCGGATGATATCAAACTCAAGGTCCTGAACGAAGAGATCCAGCCCCTGTCCATTTCTTCGATGCCTGATTTTCTAAAGGAGCTGACCTCTCCGCGATTTTTGAGAGGGCTTGAGGTTGTGTCGATTCATGATAAGCCTGCCTTACAGGAGGAAGGGTATGATCTGGCGACGAGCGTGGTGGCTCTCCAGGGGTCCTTTTTTACCATCAGTTCTCTGGTTGATAGAATTGAAAAGATTCCCCTCCTGGTGAAGATCCGGGATCTCTCCCTAAAGACCACCGAAAAAGGGGGGTCTGATGTCGTTGCGGAATTAACACTGGAGTTCTACCAATGGCGTGGTCATCTATGA
- a CDS encoding PilN domain-containing protein, which produces MAVPRINFVEEKKWELTYRSLGLLIISWIGFLGLLALFQTALFFYTQWQNRSVAEEITRLKSEKEKVLSVMETRSLSRPLGPGYSAVYAIFERRIQWSPFLSALSQKIPPRLWLTEINSTGKETQGDSPKSDSLKGDSPKGGQKSLTLTGFTYQSSTISQFLRELSEIKNLGNISLVSSERGEKEGFRFTIKSDLSP; this is translated from the coding sequence ATGGCAGTCCCGAGGATTAACTTTGTCGAGGAAAAAAAATGGGAACTGACCTACCGGAGCCTTGGTCTTTTAATAATCTCCTGGATCGGGTTTCTTGGGCTCCTGGCCCTTTTCCAGACAGCCCTCTTTTTTTATACCCAGTGGCAGAACCGGTCGGTTGCTGAAGAGATTACACGCCTCAAGTCTGAGAAGGAAAAGGTCCTTTCCGTCATGGAGACTCGTAGTCTCTCCAGGCCCCTTGGGCCCGGTTACAGCGCTGTTTACGCCATTTTTGAAAGGCGCATCCAATGGTCTCCCTTTCTTTCAGCCTTGAGCCAAAAGATACCACCCCGTTTGTGGCTGACAGAGATCAACAGCACCGGAAAAGAGACCCAGGGTGATTCCCCCAAGAGCGATTCGCTCAAGGGTGATTCACCCAAGGGAGGTCAGAAGTCGTTAACCCTGACCGGTTTTACCTACCAGTCCTCAACTATTTCCCAGTTCTTGAGGGAGCTGTCAGAGATCAAAAATTTGGGGAATATCTCTCTTGTCTCCTCGGAAAGGGGGGAGAAGGAGGGATTCCGATTTACGATTAAATCTGATTTATCGCCGTAA
- the pilM gene encoding pilus assembly protein PilM: MKEIAFWRSWRFKTKDLIGLDWGHHSAKIVQIKKDPTGSLVLARLACQVNHSSLGDFVQAEQMSGFSVACNLEEENLHIRRVEIPPMPESDLEQAIRWMVKDSVEGNLDQYAVRSLLLDDQVTSGGKKQVYLAFVVSRKILLDRMVSLRRLGFSPVSLEPSATALLASFDASEEWEVGKKYVLLDIGGSQSSFFVFSDQKLLYHHSLTGVSAEPPGGGKDETLLKSFYGQLAVDVQRAVDSFSVSFHREKVDKIFLCGGGALLPRVDDYLTKNMGIETVLFDPFQRIQRSSHQDSLLAGEGGSPKGDSPKSDSPKGGSLGLRPIFATAVGLALMEGKR; this comes from the coding sequence TTGAAGGAGATAGCTTTTTGGAGGTCATGGCGGTTCAAGACGAAAGACCTCATCGGTCTTGACTGGGGCCATCATTCGGCCAAGATCGTTCAGATCAAGAAAGATCCTACAGGCTCCCTGGTCTTGGCAAGGCTCGCCTGCCAGGTGAATCACTCTTCATTGGGGGATTTTGTCCAGGCAGAACAGATGAGTGGTTTCTCGGTTGCCTGTAATCTCGAAGAAGAAAATCTGCACATCAGAAGGGTTGAGATCCCCCCGATGCCTGAGTCTGATCTGGAACAGGCGATTCGGTGGATGGTGAAAGACAGTGTTGAGGGGAATCTCGATCAATATGCCGTTCGCTCTCTCCTTCTCGACGACCAGGTCACGTCGGGAGGAAAAAAACAGGTCTACCTCGCCTTTGTTGTCTCCAGGAAGATTCTGTTGGACCGTATGGTTTCCTTGCGGCGGCTTGGGTTCTCTCCCGTCTCTCTGGAGCCCAGTGCCACGGCCCTTCTCGCCTCTTTTGATGCCAGTGAGGAATGGGAGGTTGGCAAGAAGTATGTCTTGCTGGATATCGGAGGTTCTCAATCGTCTTTTTTTGTTTTTTCGGATCAGAAACTTCTCTACCATCATTCGTTGACTGGCGTTTCTGCGGAACCACCGGGTGGGGGAAAAGACGAGACACTTTTGAAATCTTTTTATGGCCAGTTAGCCGTTGACGTTCAACGGGCTGTTGACTCCTTTTCTGTTTCTTTTCACCGAGAGAAGGTTGACAAGATTTTTCTGTGCGGGGGAGGGGCCCTGCTCCCCCGAGTGGATGATTACCTGACAAAAAATATGGGGATTGAAACGGTTCTTTTTGACCCGTTCCAGAGAATTCAGAGGAGTTCTCACCAGGATTCACTTTTGGCAGGGGAGGGTGGGTCACCCAAGGGTGATTCCCCCAAGAGCGATTCGCCTAAGGGTGGTTCGTTGGGGCTGAGGCCCATTTTTGCCACAGCGGTGGGGTTGGCTCTTATGGAAGGGAAGAGATAA
- a CDS encoding tetratricopeptide repeat protein, whose product MSLIHKALQKSRGEDGKTGEGERFLKNQFLAEKQDGNFPSSRKSVLHPRVVLLVTLLLLSLTLVGALRFFKGSSLFQPRIPSPVVAPFGGGSPGELASLAEAKFAEGDFEAGLRAWKTALLKEENPEFYNNIGLSYKKKGDLDLALENYNKALSIKPDFAECLNNLGVLWTAKKDPATAARFLQKAIQAEPGYADPYLNLAIVQEKSGHYQEARLNYRKFLELASNIPKELREKVRKKMEREGL is encoded by the coding sequence ATGTCTCTCATCCATAAGGCACTGCAGAAATCGAGGGGAGAGGACGGGAAAACCGGTGAGGGAGAAAGATTTTTGAAAAATCAGTTCCTTGCCGAAAAGCAAGACGGCAACTTTCCCAGTTCCCGGAAAAGCGTGCTTCACCCAAGGGTGGTATTGCTCGTGACCCTCTTGCTCCTTTCACTGACCCTTGTCGGGGCGCTCCGGTTTTTCAAGGGGAGTTCCCTTTTTCAGCCACGCATCCCTTCCCCGGTAGTCGCCCCCTTTGGCGGCGGTAGTCCTGGGGAACTGGCCAGCCTGGCCGAGGCCAAATTTGCCGAGGGGGATTTTGAGGCGGGCCTTCGAGCCTGGAAAACGGCTCTCCTCAAGGAGGAAAATCCGGAATTCTACAACAATATCGGCCTCTCTTATAAGAAAAAAGGGGATCTGGATCTGGCGTTGGAAAATTATAACAAGGCGTTATCGATCAAACCCGACTTTGCCGAGTGTCTTAATAATCTGGGGGTTCTCTGGACTGCCAAGAAGGATCCTGCGACAGCGGCGCGGTTCCTCCAGAAGGCGATTCAGGCTGAGCCCGGTTATGCCGATCCCTATCTGAACCTGGCTATTGTCCAGGAGAAGTCAGGTCATTACCAGGAGGCCCGGCTGAATTATCGGAAATTTCTGGAACTCGCCAGCAATATCCCTAAGGAACTGCGGGAAAAGGTTCGGAAGAAAATGGAACGTGAAGGCCTTTGA
- a CDS encoding AAA family ATPase, producing MYCAYFGFQEKPFNVTPDPRFLYLSKSHEEVLDSLLYGINDRKGFLLLTGEVGTGKTTIARALLDRLGETVDTALLFNPLLSTVELLRSINGDFGQLLASPSPKDQIDSLNNFLLSRFHEGRNAVVIIDEAQNLSVEALEMTRLLSNLESGSEKLLQILLVGQPELQEKLSRHDLRQLNQRIIIRSHLKPLDFEDVCSYILFRLGRVGANVAKISFETEAFKRIYQFSQGFPRLINTLCDRILLSAYVEETGTVTERLVQVAEQDLSSASPESSSWKRWVRWVTHRRVTHPWTGFSLRGR from the coding sequence ATGTATTGCGCTTACTTTGGTTTCCAGGAGAAGCCGTTTAATGTTACGCCGGATCCCCGGTTTCTCTATCTTTCCAAATCCCATGAAGAGGTTTTGGATTCCCTTCTGTACGGCATCAACGACAGAAAAGGCTTTTTGCTTTTAACCGGCGAGGTAGGGACCGGCAAGACCACCATCGCCCGGGCCCTTCTCGACCGACTGGGAGAAACAGTCGATACGGCGCTCCTCTTCAATCCCTTACTCTCGACCGTTGAACTCCTTCGGTCGATCAACGGCGATTTTGGTCAGCTCCTCGCGAGCCCTTCGCCGAAAGATCAGATCGATTCCCTCAACAATTTTCTGCTCTCACGGTTTCATGAAGGACGAAATGCGGTGGTGATCATTGACGAGGCCCAGAATCTTTCCGTGGAGGCGCTCGAAATGACGAGGCTACTTTCCAATCTGGAGAGTGGGAGCGAAAAACTCCTGCAGATACTGCTGGTCGGACAGCCGGAACTTCAGGAAAAACTCTCCCGGCATGATCTTCGCCAGCTCAACCAGAGAATCATTATCCGTTCCCATCTGAAACCGCTCGATTTTGAGGATGTCTGTTCCTATATCCTCTTCCGCCTGGGGCGTGTGGGGGCCAATGTGGCCAAGATTTCGTTTGAAACGGAGGCGTTCAAGAGGATCTATCAATTTTCCCAAGGGTTCCCGCGTCTGATCAATACCCTCTGTGACCGGATTCTCCTCTCGGCCTATGTGGAGGAAACGGGGACTGTCACAGAACGATTGGTCCAGGTCGCAGAACAAGACCTCTCTTCTGCCTCTCCGGAATCCTCTTCCTGGAAACGGTGGGTTCGCTGGGTGACACACCGTCGTGTGACTCACCCTTGGACCGGTTTTTCACTAAGAGGTCGCTAA
- the serS gene encoding serine--tRNA ligase, with protein sequence MLDPKFILANLEKVEEAVRSKAQEFDFPLFQKLEAQRRKIQAEHDSLRARQNEASGLIAKLQKGDSPKGDSPKGKKDTTSLKNEMKEVSSRLKDLVQSLTETEESVRALLLTIPNIPHESVPRGADASANKEIRKWGKIPEFSFNVQDHAAIGEKLKILNVAQAAKIAGSRFTLYKGMGARLERVLAQFMLDLHTQKHGYLEILPPFLANERSLIGTAMLPKFEADLFKTREGLFLIPTAEVPLTNMYQDEILVEEELPICVTAHTPCFRAEAGAAGKDTRGLIRQHQFNKVELMKYAHPDHSYAELEKLLVDAEKVLQLLELPYRVMLLSTGDMSFASAKTYDLEVWLPAQKAYREISSCSNFEDFQARRANIRFKPKEGGKPRFVHTLNGSGLAIGRTVAAILENGQQADGSVRLPLVLKPYLDGLDIIKGP encoded by the coding sequence ATGCTTGATCCGAAGTTCATCCTGGCCAATCTCGAAAAAGTTGAGGAGGCGGTTCGGTCAAAGGCCCAGGAGTTTGATTTCCCCCTTTTTCAAAAACTGGAGGCCCAGCGCCGCAAGATCCAGGCGGAGCACGACTCCCTGCGGGCCCGCCAGAATGAGGCCTCAGGACTGATTGCCAAACTTCAAAAGGGCGATTCGCCCAAGGGTGATTCACCCAAGGGGAAAAAGGATACCACTTCTCTCAAAAACGAGATGAAAGAGGTTTCTTCCCGTCTGAAAGATCTGGTTCAATCCTTGACGGAGACTGAAGAATCGGTGCGGGCCCTCCTGCTGACCATCCCCAACATCCCCCATGAGTCGGTCCCCCGCGGCGCCGATGCCTCTGCCAACAAGGAGATCCGGAAGTGGGGCAAGATCCCTGAATTTTCCTTCAACGTTCAGGATCATGCGGCGATCGGTGAGAAGCTGAAAATTCTGAATGTGGCCCAGGCCGCCAAGATTGCCGGTTCGCGCTTTACCCTTTACAAGGGAATGGGGGCCCGTCTGGAAAGAGTGCTCGCCCAATTCATGCTGGACCTGCACACCCAAAAACATGGCTATCTGGAGATCCTCCCCCCTTTCCTCGCGAATGAAAGGTCTCTGATCGGGACCGCCATGTTACCGAAATTTGAGGCGGATCTCTTCAAGACAAGAGAAGGGTTGTTTCTCATCCCAACCGCCGAGGTCCCTTTGACCAATATGTACCAGGATGAAATCCTTGTGGAAGAAGAACTGCCGATCTGTGTGACGGCCCATACCCCCTGCTTTCGGGCCGAGGCGGGGGCCGCTGGGAAGGATACACGGGGGTTGATCCGTCAGCATCAGTTCAACAAGGTGGAACTGATGAAGTATGCCCATCCCGACCATTCCTACGCAGAATTGGAAAAACTGCTGGTGGATGCGGAAAAGGTTCTTCAGTTGCTGGAGCTCCCCTATCGCGTCATGCTTCTTTCCACAGGCGATATGAGTTTTGCCTCGGCGAAGACCTACGACCTGGAGGTCTGGCTCCCGGCCCAAAAGGCCTATCGGGAGATCTCTTCCTGTTCCAACTTCGAAGATTTTCAGGCCCGACGGGCCAATATCCGTTTTAAACCCAAAGAGGGTGGAAAACCCCGGTTTGTTCATACCTTGAACGGCTCCGGTCTGGCGATCGGCCGGACCGTGGCGGCCATCCTTGAAAACGGCCAGCAGGCCGATGGTTCCGTTCGTCTGCCGTTAGTCTTGAAACCTTACCTGGATGGTCTCGACATTATCAAGGGTCCCTGA
- a CDS encoding DsbA family protein — protein sequence MRQGMIVLFALLALACARKETVVIKAEPGEPKVLAVLDGEKITEEDLQKSGSSHLSQAQAELYDAQKEVIDSIVQDKLLEKEAARRKTTKEEIMKVEVLDRVAVTDKDVEKFYNEKKGNLQGKTLDQVKDNLKGYLTRQRQEERKGELFKKLSSKGSVKYLIDAPRVEVSVDDDPSIGPKDAKVVMIEFTDYQCPFCGKSRDTVNQVLEEYKGKVRYVLRDFPLSFHQDAFKAHEGAQCAADQGKYWEFNKKLFANQRAIKIEDLKKHAQDLKLDMGKFNDCLDSSKYKDEVAKDQIDGEKAGVSGTPAFFINGRLIGGARPFANFKEVIDEELSRN from the coding sequence ATGCGTCAAGGAATGATTGTCTTGTTTGCTCTTCTCGCCCTGGCCTGTGCCCGCAAGGAAACGGTCGTCATTAAAGCAGAACCGGGTGAGCCCAAGGTGTTGGCCGTTCTGGATGGAGAAAAGATCACCGAAGAGGATCTCCAGAAGTCTGGTTCCAGCCACCTCTCCCAGGCGCAAGCCGAATTGTACGATGCCCAGAAAGAGGTGATTGATTCCATCGTCCAGGACAAGCTCCTGGAGAAGGAGGCGGCCCGCCGCAAGACAACCAAGGAAGAAATTATGAAGGTGGAGGTCTTGGACAGAGTCGCCGTGACCGACAAGGATGTAGAGAAATTTTACAATGAAAAAAAGGGAAACCTTCAGGGAAAGACCCTGGATCAGGTAAAAGATAACCTGAAGGGCTACCTGACCCGCCAGAGGCAGGAAGAGAGGAAAGGGGAACTTTTCAAGAAGCTCTCTTCCAAGGGGAGTGTCAAGTACCTGATCGATGCCCCTCGCGTTGAGGTCAGTGTGGATGACGACCCGTCGATCGGTCCAAAGGACGCCAAGGTAGTGATGATTGAGTTCACCGATTACCAGTGCCCCTTCTGCGGAAAGTCACGGGATACGGTCAACCAGGTTTTGGAGGAATATAAGGGAAAGGTTCGGTATGTCCTGCGTGATTTCCCCCTCTCGTTCCATCAGGATGCCTTCAAGGCCCACGAGGGGGCCCAGTGTGCCGCGGATCAGGGCAAATATTGGGAATTCAACAAGAAGCTGTTTGCCAACCAGAGGGCGATCAAGATCGAGGACCTGAAAAAACATGCCCAGGATCTGAAACTGGATATGGGAAAATTCAACGATTGTCTGGATTCCTCGAAATACAAGGACGAAGTGGCCAAGGATCAGATCGATGGAGAAAAGGCGGGAGTCAGCGGGACGCCGGCCTTCTTCATCAATGGCCGGCTTATCGGTGGGGCCCGCCCCTTTGCCAACTTTAAGGAAGTTATTGATGAAGAGTTATCGCGTAACTAG